A genomic window from Winogradskyella sp. J14-2 includes:
- a CDS encoding YifB family Mg chelatase-like AAA ATPase: MLKKVFGSAVFGVEATTITVEVNVDKGVGYHLVGLPDNAIKESNYRIAAALQNNGYRIPGKKITINMAPADLRKEGSAYDLTLAVGILTASNQIKAENLDDYLIMGELSLDGSLQPIKGALPIAVKAREEGFKGFILPSQNAKEAAIVNDLKVYGVDNIKQVINHFDKNETLKQTIINTREEFYKNLDFPEFDFADVKGQESIKRCMEIAAAGGHNIILIGPPGSGKTMLAKRLPSILPPMTLHEALETTKIHSVVGRVKDHTGLMAQRPFRSPHHTISNVALVGGGSYPQPGEISLSHNGVLFLDELPEFKREVLEVMRQPLEDREVTISRAKFTVTYPSSFMLVASMNPSPGGYFNDPDAPVTSSPAEMQRYMSKISGPLLDRIDIHIEVTPVPFEKLSDDRKGEASVDIRKRVTAARELQTKRFANLENVHYNAQMNTKQIREYCKLDEGSLELLKSAMERLNLSARAYDRILKVSRTIADLEGSNDVMGAHISEAIQYRSLDREGWLG; encoded by the coding sequence ATGCTCAAAAAAGTTTTTGGAAGTGCCGTTTTTGGTGTGGAAGCCACAACGATTACTGTAGAAGTCAATGTAGATAAAGGTGTAGGTTACCATTTGGTCGGACTTCCAGATAATGCCATAAAGGAGAGCAATTACCGTATCGCGGCAGCCTTGCAAAATAACGGTTATAGAATTCCAGGAAAGAAGATTACCATTAACATGGCACCAGCCGATTTGCGTAAAGAAGGCTCGGCTTACGATTTAACTTTGGCCGTTGGAATTTTAACAGCATCTAATCAAATTAAAGCTGAAAATTTAGACGACTATCTCATTATGGGAGAGTTGTCTTTAGATGGCAGTTTGCAGCCTATTAAAGGTGCATTACCAATTGCTGTAAAGGCTAGAGAAGAAGGTTTTAAAGGATTTATTTTGCCAAGTCAAAATGCCAAAGAAGCAGCAATCGTAAATGATCTTAAGGTTTACGGTGTCGACAATATAAAGCAAGTCATTAATCATTTTGATAAAAATGAAACCTTAAAACAAACCATCATCAATACACGAGAGGAATTTTATAAAAACCTGGATTTCCCTGAATTTGATTTTGCAGATGTTAAAGGCCAAGAAAGTATAAAACGCTGTATGGAAATTGCAGCAGCAGGTGGTCATAATATTATCCTTATTGGTCCACCAGGTTCTGGTAAAACGATGTTGGCAAAGCGTTTGCCAAGTATTCTGCCACCAATGACATTGCATGAAGCATTGGAAACTACCAAGATACATTCTGTCGTTGGTCGCGTAAAAGACCATACAGGATTGATGGCGCAACGACCGTTTCGTAGTCCTCATCATACCATTTCAAACGTCGCTTTAGTCGGAGGTGGTAGTTATCCACAACCTGGTGAAATTTCATTATCGCATAATGGAGTTTTGTTTTTAGATGAGTTGCCAGAATTTAAGCGTGAAGTTTTAGAAGTGATGCGTCAACCTCTTGAGGATAGAGAAGTCACGATTTCCAGAGCAAAATTTACAGTGACCTATCCAAGTTCGTTTATGTTGGTGGCCAGTATGAACCCAAGTCCAGGTGGTTATTTTAATGATCCTGATGCGCCAGTAACCTCAAGTCCTGCCGAAATGCAACGCTATATGAGTAAGATTTCAGGGCCTTTGTTAGATCGAATTGATATACATATTGAAGTCACTCCAGTGCCTTTTGAAAAGTTATCCGATGACCGAAAAGGAGAGGCCTCAGTCGATATTAGAAAACGCGTTACTGCTGCAAGAGAATTACAAACCAAACGCTTTGCCAATTTAGAGAATGTGCATTATAACGCACAGATGAACACCAAGCAAATACGAGAATACTGCAAGCTCGACGAAGGCTCTTTAGAATTGCTAAAATCTGCTATGGAACGCTTAAATCTTTCTGCTAGAGCTTACGATAGAATCTTAAAAGTATCAAGAACCATTGCGGATTTAGAGGGTTCTAATGATGTAATGGGTGCACATATTAGCGAAGCTATTCAATATAGAAGTTTGGATAGAGAAGGTTGGTTGGGTTAA
- a CDS encoding YheT family hydrolase has protein sequence MPIIESTYKPPFWAKKSFVSTVFSGLARRVNGVMQTRERITLEDGDFLDLDWSYSEKPSHKVIVLLHGLEGHAQRPYITGTAKLFNEKDIDACAVNFRGCSGEPNRLFRSYHSGATEDLEAVIQHILTKGQYSEIYIKGISLGANMALKYSGEREQLPKELKAIVAVSSPCHLKGSCDALMSLKNKHYAIRFLAHLKDKLKPKLEQFPQDISVTDFNAIKTLIDFDDAYTSKAHGFKNALDYYEQASSLQYLPNITIPTLIINSLNDSFLSAECYPVKEAKQNPNLYLEMPKYGGHVGFINKGNVYYNEKRALDFVNQL, from the coding sequence ATGCCAATAATAGAATCCACATATAAACCACCATTTTGGGCAAAGAAAAGTTTTGTGTCCACGGTATTTTCTGGATTAGCAAGACGCGTTAATGGAGTAATGCAAACCAGAGAACGCATCACTTTAGAAGATGGAGACTTCTTGGATTTAGATTGGAGCTATTCCGAAAAACCATCGCATAAAGTCATCGTTTTATTACATGGTTTGGAAGGCCATGCCCAAAGACCTTACATTACGGGAACGGCAAAATTATTTAATGAAAAAGATATTGATGCCTGCGCGGTGAATTTTAGAGGTTGTAGTGGTGAACCTAATCGCTTGTTTAGAAGTTACCATTCGGGAGCGACAGAAGATCTCGAAGCTGTTATTCAGCATATTTTAACAAAAGGCCAATATTCTGAAATCTATATCAAAGGCATCAGTCTTGGCGCTAACATGGCTTTAAAGTATTCGGGTGAGCGTGAACAATTACCAAAAGAATTAAAAGCCATTGTTGCTGTGTCGTCACCATGTCATCTAAAAGGCTCTTGCGATGCGTTGATGAGTTTAAAAAATAAACACTATGCCATCAGGTTTTTGGCACATCTTAAGGATAAGTTAAAACCCAAGCTAGAGCAGTTTCCGCAAGATATTTCAGTTACCGATTTTAATGCTATTAAAACCTTAATCGATTTTGATGATGCCTATACTTCTAAAGCACATGGATTTAAAAATGCCTTAGATTATTATGAACAAGCTAGCAGTTTGCAATATTTACCAAACATTACCATTCCAACCCTAATTATCAACTCGCTTAACGATTCGTTTTTATCTGCAGAATGCTATCCTGTAAAAGAAGCAAAACAAAACCCTAATCTTTATTTAGAAATGCCAAAATATGGTGGGCATGTAGGTTTTATTAACAAAGGGAATGTGTATTATAATGAGAAACGTGCTTTGGATTTTGTAAATCAACTTTAA
- a CDS encoding CocE/NonD family hydrolase, with amino-acid sequence MIKNFTLVLLLFLVLVNCKDEKHQALENPETEKAEDTFVKDNYIKKEVMITMRDGIKLHTTIYSPKDTSKTYPILMMRTPYSCRPYGEDEFRNKIGPNKYLMEEGNIMVYQDVRGRWNSEGVYDNMRAYIPNKTGNETDEASDTYDTIEWLVNNVENNNGKVGTYGISYPGFYTTYSLLDAHPALKAASPQACIGDFFFDDFIHNGAYLLSYWRATSVFGYMKDTPTTESWYKFPDLGTEDQHQFFLDHMPLSKLNKFYDSTNVFMEQLKTHVTYDDFWKSRGIIQHLKDIKPATMIVGGQFDAEDLYGPYNTYESIENNSDNYNTLVFGPWSHGDWARTKERQVVGNIHFGDGISDYFQKEIETKFFNHFLKGEGDGNTGLPEAHMFNTGTKTWQSFETWPPQNTAKESYFLQPYERLTQRATRNIATSDFISDPKKPVPYTEDIKVGFTPRKFMTDDQRFASRRPDVLTFETEVLENDMTLAGDILAKLNVSTTGTAADWIVKVIDVFPADTENTDDVQDHLKLSNYHMMVRSEVLRGRFRNSMETPEPFVPNKKTAVNIKLQDVFHTFKKGHKIQVQVQSTFFPYIDANPQTYVDNIFEAKESDFKVQTHKVFNDSSIEFNILK; translated from the coding sequence ATGATTAAGAATTTCACCCTTGTTTTATTACTCTTTTTAGTTTTAGTTAATTGCAAAGACGAAAAACACCAAGCACTCGAAAATCCTGAAACTGAAAAAGCAGAAGATACTTTTGTAAAGGATAATTACATCAAAAAAGAGGTGATGATTACCATGAGAGATGGTATTAAATTACATACAACAATCTATTCACCTAAAGATACATCTAAGACCTACCCAATCTTAATGATGCGTACTCCTTACAGTTGCCGACCTTACGGAGAAGATGAGTTTAGGAATAAAATAGGACCAAATAAATACCTAATGGAAGAAGGTAACATCATGGTGTATCAAGATGTTCGTGGTCGCTGGAATAGTGAAGGAGTTTACGATAATATGCGTGCTTACATACCAAATAAAACAGGTAATGAAACCGATGAGGCTAGTGACACCTACGATACTATTGAATGGTTAGTCAATAATGTTGAAAATAATAATGGCAAGGTTGGAACTTACGGTATTTCATATCCTGGATTTTATACCACGTATTCGCTTTTAGATGCGCATCCAGCTTTAAAAGCAGCATCACCACAAGCCTGTATTGGCGATTTCTTTTTTGATGATTTTATTCATAATGGAGCCTATTTATTGAGTTACTGGAGGGCAACGTCGGTTTTTGGTTATATGAAGGATACACCAACAACAGAATCATGGTACAAATTTCCAGATTTAGGTACAGAAGATCAACATCAGTTTTTCTTAGATCATATGCCATTAAGCAAGTTGAATAAATTTTACGACAGCACCAATGTGTTTATGGAACAATTAAAAACACATGTTACTTACGATGATTTTTGGAAAAGTAGAGGTATTATTCAGCATTTAAAGGATATAAAACCTGCAACAATGATTGTGGGCGGACAATTTGATGCTGAAGATTTGTATGGTCCTTATAATACCTATGAAAGCATTGAAAACAATAGCGATAATTATAACACACTAGTTTTCGGACCTTGGAGTCATGGAGATTGGGCAAGAACTAAAGAACGTCAAGTTGTGGGTAATATTCATTTTGGAGATGGTATTTCAGACTATTTTCAAAAAGAAATCGAAACAAAATTCTTTAATCATTTCTTAAAAGGTGAAGGCGATGGCAACACGGGATTGCCAGAAGCACACATGTTTAACACTGGTACAAAAACTTGGCAATCTTTTGAAACTTGGCCACCACAAAACACAGCTAAAGAAAGTTACTTTTTACAGCCTTACGAGCGCTTAACTCAGCGAGCTACAAGAAATATCGCAACTTCAGATTTTATAAGCGATCCAAAGAAACCAGTGCCATACACTGAAGACATCAAGGTTGGATTCACACCACGAAAATTCATGACTGACGATCAACGTTTTGCATCAAGACGTCCTGATGTATTGACGTTTGAAACCGAAGTTTTAGAAAATGATATGACGCTTGCAGGTGATATTTTAGCAAAGTTGAATGTGTCAACCACAGGAACTGCAGCTGACTGGATTGTAAAAGTAATCGACGTGTTTCCTGCAGATACTGAGAACACTGACGATGTGCAAGATCATTTAAAATTGAGCAATTACCACATGATGGTACGCAGCGAAGTGTTACGAGGTCGTTTTAGAAATAGTATGGAAACACCAGAACCTTTTGTGCCAAATAAAAAGACAGCAGTCAATATTAAGTTGCAAGATGTGTTTCATACGTTTAAAAAAGGACATAAGATTCAGGTGCAAGTGCAAAGTACATTCTTCCCTTACATAGATGCTAATCCTCAGACGTATGTAGATAATATTTTTGAAGCGAAAGAATCAGACTTTAAAGTGCAGACGCACAAGGTATTTAATGACTCGTCTATTGAGTTTAATATACTTAAGTAA
- the ade gene encoding adenine deaminase produces the protein MTLKGNIVDIQNRSIYKGEITIENGKIKSIEKNDCIENHYILPGFVDAHIHIESSMLVPSEFAKVAVKHGTVATVSDPHEIANVLGVKGVEFMIENGKQTLFKFNFGAPSCVPATSFESAGAVIDSDHIKRLMSNPDIKYLAELMNYPGVIYDDAEVLKKIEWAKHYNKPIDGHAPGLRGEDLTKYIFAGISTDHECFTYEEGLEKLQKGMKVIIREGSAAKNFEALIGLLDEHYQNMMFCSDDKHPDDLLVGHINQLCARAVDKDNDIFKVLQAACVNPVKHYNLDVGLLQVGDTADCIVVEDLTNFKTLQTYINGELVYDHGESKIQHVNFENLNNFNTSKKTVEDFKVETNKESSGDVTLSAVEVSKSSKHPKIRVIECLDGELVTNQIIEDATIKEGNLVSNTENDILKMTVVNRYQNEKPAIAFIKNFGLKEGAIASSVGHDSHNIIAVGVSDDAICKAVNLIIENEGGICAVSNTEQKVVALPVAGIMSDKDAETIGKQYSELDQMAKQLGATLHAPYMSLSFMALLVIPSLKLSDKGLFDGGTFKFTDLSVN, from the coding sequence ATGACACTAAAAGGAAACATCGTAGATATCCAAAACCGCAGTATCTACAAAGGAGAAATCACCATAGAAAATGGTAAGATTAAATCCATTGAAAAAAACGACTGTATAGAAAACCACTACATCTTACCAGGTTTTGTAGATGCACATATTCACATAGAAAGCTCAATGTTAGTACCATCAGAATTTGCCAAAGTCGCTGTAAAACATGGTACAGTAGCCACAGTTTCCGATCCTCACGAAATAGCCAATGTGCTTGGTGTAAAAGGTGTGGAATTTATGATAGAAAACGGAAAGCAAACGCTTTTTAAATTCAATTTTGGTGCTCCCTCTTGCGTGCCAGCTACAAGTTTTGAATCGGCTGGAGCTGTTATAGATTCTGATCACATAAAAAGATTAATGTCAAATCCAGATATTAAGTATTTGGCAGAGCTAATGAATTATCCTGGCGTCATTTACGATGATGCTGAAGTACTTAAGAAAATAGAATGGGCAAAACACTACAACAAGCCAATCGATGGTCATGCACCAGGTTTACGAGGTGAAGATTTAACCAAATACATTTTTGCAGGTATTTCTACAGATCATGAGTGTTTTACCTATGAGGAAGGTTTGGAAAAACTTCAAAAAGGTATGAAAGTCATCATAAGAGAAGGTAGTGCAGCCAAAAATTTTGAAGCATTAATAGGCTTGCTAGACGAGCATTATCAAAACATGATGTTTTGCAGTGATGATAAGCATCCAGATGATTTGCTGGTCGGACACATTAATCAACTTTGTGCAAGAGCAGTAGATAAAGACAATGACATTTTTAAAGTCCTTCAGGCTGCTTGTGTTAATCCTGTTAAGCATTATAATTTAGATGTTGGTTTGTTGCAAGTTGGTGATACAGCAGATTGTATTGTGGTTGAAGACTTAACCAATTTTAAAACCCTTCAAACCTATATCAATGGCGAATTGGTTTACGATCATGGAGAATCTAAAATACAACATGTCAATTTCGAAAACCTAAACAATTTTAATACGAGCAAAAAAACAGTTGAAGATTTTAAGGTTGAAACTAATAAAGAGTCATCAGGCGATGTCACACTGAGCGCAGTCGAAGTGTCTAAGTCATCTAAACATCCAAAAATAAGAGTCATAGAATGTCTAGATGGAGAATTGGTTACCAATCAAATCATTGAAGATGCTACTATTAAAGAAGGTAATCTAGTTTCAAACACAGAAAATGACATCTTAAAAATGACTGTGGTTAACCGTTACCAAAACGAAAAACCAGCAATAGCCTTCATCAAAAATTTTGGACTAAAAGAAGGTGCAATTGCAAGTTCTGTTGGTCACGATTCCCACAATATCATTGCAGTTGGAGTCTCTGATGATGCCATTTGCAAAGCAGTTAATCTTATAATTGAAAATGAAGGTGGTATTTGTGCTGTAAGTAATACAGAGCAAAAAGTAGTGGCATTGCCTGTTGCTGGTATTATGAGCGATAAAGACGCTGAGACCATTGGAAAACAGTATTCAGAATTAGATCAAATGGCAAAACAATTAGGCGCCACACTTCATGCGCCATATATGAGTTTGTCGTTTATGGCTTTGTTGGTGATTCCGTCTTTAAAACTGAGTGATAAAGGTCTGTTTGATGGTGGTACGTTTAAGTTTACAGATTTGAGTGTTAATTAA
- the tilS gene encoding tRNA lysidine(34) synthetase TilS, producing MLESFKSHIEEHFPFLKNARNVIAISGGIDSVVLAYLCHKLNFNFALAHCNFNLRGKESDVDEAFVLELGEQLNVEVFIQNFDTEVYAEENKCSIQMAARELRYDWFSELAQQLNFDYILTAHHADDNLETFLINFTRGTGLNGLTGIPALNDNIARPLLPFSRAIIEAYAKAEHITWREDLSNTSRKYLRNKLRHDVVPILKEINPQLLDSFQNTLKYLNDTADIVEESLNAVAKRAITDIDENHITFKVSEFKKVNNPKAYLFEMFKDYGFSAWNDVVNLLDAETGKYVTSSTHKLTKHREFLILTNCHSELVSESQSGLSLTKSDIKAGQVQTPRGILFFDESDALKDNTQTTVYVDLEKLKYPLELRPWQTGDVFYPIGMKGKKKVSKYLKDEKLTPIEKENTWVLTSENKIVWIVGRRADERFKVTGQTKKILKIELKD from the coding sequence ATGCTAGAGTCTTTCAAAAGCCATATTGAGGAGCATTTCCCTTTCCTTAAAAACGCTCGTAATGTCATTGCTATTTCTGGCGGAATAGACAGTGTGGTGCTTGCGTATTTGTGCCACAAACTCAATTTTAATTTTGCCTTAGCACACTGCAATTTTAATTTAAGAGGAAAGGAAAGTGACGTAGACGAAGCTTTTGTTTTGGAACTAGGTGAGCAGTTAAATGTTGAAGTTTTTATTCAGAATTTTGATACGGAAGTCTATGCTGAAGAAAACAAATGTTCTATTCAGATGGCAGCGCGTGAGTTGCGATATGATTGGTTTTCTGAATTAGCGCAACAGCTAAACTTCGATTACATCTTAACAGCGCATCACGCAGATGATAATCTCGAAACGTTTTTAATCAACTTCACCAGAGGTACAGGACTTAACGGTTTAACAGGAATCCCAGCACTAAATGACAATATTGCAAGGCCTTTATTGCCATTTTCTAGAGCAATTATTGAAGCTTATGCAAAAGCAGAACACATTACATGGCGAGAAGATCTAAGTAATACATCCCGAAAATATCTAAGAAACAAATTGCGTCACGATGTAGTGCCGATTCTTAAGGAAATTAATCCGCAATTATTAGATAGTTTTCAGAATACATTAAAGTATTTAAATGATACTGCAGATATCGTTGAAGAAAGTCTAAATGCTGTGGCTAAAAGAGCCATAACAGATATAGATGAAAATCATATAACGTTTAAAGTTTCAGAGTTTAAAAAAGTAAATAATCCTAAGGCTTACTTGTTTGAAATGTTTAAGGATTATGGGTTTTCAGCATGGAATGATGTTGTTAATTTGCTTGATGCTGAAACAGGAAAGTATGTAACTTCAAGCACACATAAACTTACCAAACATCGCGAATTTCTAATCCTAACAAATTGTCATTCTGAACTTGTTTCAGAATCTCAAAGCGGGTTGTCCTTGACTAAGTCAGATATCAAAGCAGGACAAGTGCAAACACCAAGAGGTATTTTGTTTTTTGATGAGTCGGATGCTTTAAAAGATAATACTCAAACCACAGTTTATGTGGATTTAGAAAAGCTAAAATATCCGTTAGAACTCAGACCATGGCAAACAGGAGATGTTTTTTATCCTATTGGTATGAAAGGAAAAAAGAAAGTAAGTAAATACCTAAAAGATGAAAAGTTAACACCAATAGAAAAAGAGAATACTTGGGTTTTAACGTCTGAAAATAAAATCGTTTGGATTGTCGGAAGAAGAGCAGATGAGCGCTTTAAAGTGACAGGCCAAACCAAGAAAATTTTAAAAATAGAACTAAAAGATTAA
- a CDS encoding anthranilate synthase component I family protein produces MRTLYNQTIKNPKVFKQRLLHWAQQFDDVVWLDSNDYKAQYSSYDAVLAVDAFTSLQTDFTEAFERLKEYQQTVNDWIFGYLTYDLKNATEDLKSNNYDGLGFPDLYFFQPKKLILIKDNVVEFQYLKMVDDEIEDDFNNITNCHCEEQSDVAISHNPIKIKLRIHKDEYFEKVNTMLAHIHRGDIYEANFCQEFYAEDSTINPIETYKKLNKISKPPFATYLKSFDKYLLSASPERYIKKTGNKVISQPIKGTAQRSLNKEEDKLLADALANDPKERSENIMIVDLVRNDLSQTAEKGSVKVEALCKVYSFLQVHQMISTVTSKVSEDVHPVDIIKTTFPMGSMTGAPKISAMKIIENLEETKRGLYSGAVGYFTPKGDFDFNVIIRSILYNASKKYLSYSVGSAITAKSLPLKEYEECLIKAKAMREVLEN; encoded by the coding sequence TTGAGAACATTATATAATCAAACAATAAAAAATCCTAAAGTTTTTAAACAGCGTTTGTTGCATTGGGCACAACAATTTGATGATGTTGTTTGGTTAGATTCTAATGATTACAAGGCACAATATAGTAGTTATGATGCTGTATTAGCAGTTGATGCCTTTACAAGTTTACAAACCGATTTTACTGAAGCTTTTGAGCGCTTAAAAGAATACCAGCAAACTGTTAACGACTGGATTTTTGGCTATTTAACTTATGATTTAAAAAATGCAACAGAAGATTTAAAGTCTAATAATTATGATGGCTTAGGATTTCCGGATTTGTATTTTTTTCAACCCAAAAAACTAATTTTAATTAAAGATAACGTTGTAGAGTTTCAATATCTAAAAATGGTTGATGATGAAATAGAAGATGATTTTAATAATATAACGAATTGTCATTGCGAGGAACAAAGTGACGTGGCAATCTCCCATAACCCAATTAAAATAAAACTCAGAATTCACAAAGACGAATACTTTGAAAAAGTCAATACAATGTTAGCACATATTCACAGAGGCGATATTTATGAAGCTAATTTTTGTCAAGAGTTTTATGCCGAAGATTCTACCATAAATCCAATAGAGACGTATAAAAAACTAAACAAAATCTCCAAACCACCTTTTGCAACGTACTTAAAGTCTTTTGATAAATATTTGTTATCTGCATCACCCGAACGTTACATAAAAAAGACTGGTAATAAAGTAATTTCGCAGCCTATAAAAGGTACTGCACAACGCTCATTAAATAAAGAAGAAGACAAGCTGTTAGCAGATGCATTAGCAAATGACCCAAAAGAGCGTAGTGAAAATATTATGATTGTAGATTTAGTCCGAAACGATTTGTCTCAAACCGCTGAAAAAGGTAGTGTGAAGGTGGAAGCGTTGTGCAAGGTCTATTCGTTTTTGCAAGTGCATCAAATGATATCAACTGTAACATCTAAAGTTTCAGAAGATGTTCATCCTGTGGATATTATAAAAACGACGTTTCCTATGGGAAGTATGACAGGAGCTCCCAAAATTTCAGCAATGAAAATTATTGAAAACCTAGAGGAAACTAAACGAGGATTATATTCTGGTGCAGTAGGTTATTTTACACCCAAAGGAGACTTTGATTTTAATGTTATCATTAGAAGTATACTTTACAATGCTTCAAAAAAATATCTTTCTTATTCTGTAGGTAGTGCTATTACGGCAAAAAGCCTACCTTTAAAAGAATATGAAGAATGCTTGATAAAAGCAAAAGCAATGCGAGAGGTGTTGGAAAATTAA
- a CDS encoding aldose 1-epimerase family protein: MPFLENDLLKVEIKSKGAELCSINSVKYNIEFIWEANPDVWGSHAPNLFPIIGAMKNDSYYFDGNKYNMPKHGFIRHSEDFKIISSSDSEIIFKLKSNDQLRSIYPFEFEFLITYELKGNELLIHHKVKNRDDKTMYFSLGGHPAFTCPLFKDELYTDYFLEFECEESSQSYLLNMENGLVTEKTKAVFDTPKRINLHGDLFNEDALIFKDLKSRQVALKHKEKGEIFNVKFEGFPFLGIWAKPNAPYVCIEPWIGIADAENTNQHIEDKEGIVTLHPKKSFEATYSITLNRDLLN, from the coding sequence ATGCCATTTTTAGAAAACGACCTACTGAAAGTTGAAATAAAATCAAAAGGTGCTGAATTGTGCAGCATTAATTCTGTAAAATACAATATTGAGTTTATTTGGGAAGCTAATCCAGATGTTTGGGGAAGTCATGCACCCAATTTGTTTCCAATTATTGGAGCAATGAAAAATGACAGCTATTACTTTGATGGAAACAAGTACAACATGCCTAAGCATGGTTTTATAAGGCATAGTGAAGATTTTAAGATAATCTCTAGTTCAGATTCTGAAATTATTTTCAAACTAAAATCAAACGATCAACTAAGATCAATTTACCCTTTTGAATTTGAATTTTTAATTACGTATGAGCTTAAGGGTAATGAACTTTTAATACATCATAAGGTAAAAAACAGAGACGATAAGACGATGTATTTTTCATTAGGAGGGCATCCTGCTTTTACTTGCCCTTTATTTAAAGATGAATTATATACCGATTATTTTTTGGAATTTGAATGCGAAGAATCTAGCCAATCCTATCTTTTAAACATGGAAAACGGATTGGTTACAGAAAAAACTAAAGCAGTTTTTGATACACCAAAACGTATTAATCTTCATGGAGATTTATTCAACGAAGACGCCTTAATCTTCAAAGATTTAAAATCGAGACAAGTAGCATTAAAACACAAAGAAAAAGGTGAAATTTTTAATGTAAAGTTTGAAGGGTTTCCTTTTCTAGGTATTTGGGCAAAACCAAATGCACCGTACGTTTGTATTGAGCCTTGGATTGGTATTGCAGATGCAGAAAACACTAATCAACACATTGAAGATAAGGAAGGTATTGTGACTTTACATCCAAAAAAATCTTTTGAGGCAACGTATAGCATAACGCTTAATCGCGATTTGTTAAACTGA